A stretch of DNA from Pangasianodon hypophthalmus isolate fPanHyp1 chromosome 2, fPanHyp1.pri, whole genome shotgun sequence:
aatcttttGTTCTTACTTGATAAtagtttattataattatgatatTATATACCACTAACAGTaccatatttataataaatcattattgaGGTAACAATTACCTAAGTtgaaggagcagtttgtaatttttagagccctctgctgcctgtgatGCCAATTGCATTGGAAACATTGACAAATCTTTGCCTTTCTCCCAATCAACCACATGCAGTCTGTTGAAACGACATATGCCTCATAATTCCCCTTTAAAGAAAAAGGGGCTGAGCTGAGCAGCTGCTGAGGGTGGGACTTGTGATAATATTTGGGCCAGAAGTGTGACAACAGAATCCTGAAACAAAGAAACTAGCCACATCTATTACATATTGCAAATGTCATCTTTCTAAAGTATCCTGAGCATTAAATTATTACAGGtttataaacacttttaaaaatgactaaatacACCTATAATAAAGAGATGGGCTACactatacaatatttattactGGGACCAAATTGTGAAAAACATTTTGcgagaaaaaaacatgagaaaTAAAATTGTTCATATCAGTGTGTTGTGATTTGTTTGCACCAACATGTTTGTGCACTCAGGCTTCTCTGATGTAATGTCTTGAGCTCACAGACtaatgacagtgatgagaaGCAGATGAGAAAATAGCTCACATCTGTTAGATCTTCCATctttaaaaaagtcatttcaGTGGAATGAGGAAGAGAGTACACATGCTGACCCAACAAGAtcacaagtgcacacacagttaTAAACAGATCCAGGAACACTGCTTCAAAATACCTAAAGGCACATCAGTTTATTTTTCACAGCCGTATGAACCAGTTAGAATGAAAAGCCATCATATACATCACCATGTGAACTGAGCgaaaagagagaggagggaggagtAATGGACTGACTCATGCTTTGGCCAGCACAATTATGGTCCACtgggattgtgtgtgtttaaaggaaggaaggaaacatCAAGTTCAAGGGAGGACTCCAACCAAAGCTGCAAGGCTGCAGTAAAGTTTGGATTTGAGCACCAGCTGAAAGATCCTGAACATGTCTCAGGTATGTGAAAAGGATCTTATTAGAGATACAGATTGATCTTCATCAGCTGTGGATCTGtagcatttctgttttttcctacAGCTacaggaggagggagaggaggggaAGATAAAGAGGCCGGAGGTGAGGAATGAGGACCTGATTCAAGCAAGGGATAAGCTGGCATCCGGGACTCCGGTGAAGAGTAAGACCTTTGAAGTGATGGAGGAATGTGGTGAGTGGAGCGATGACCCTGTCAGTACAAtaacaggctgtgtgtgtgtgtgtacgtcacACCAAAGAGAAGAATAAGAATAGAAGTGCTTGCTTGGTGGGATGTAAAATATGTCTGTGTGCAAGCCTTGGGTTTGCTGGTGTTTCCACTCCATATAAAGTAACACAGGGTCTCAAAACCGGGGCACACAGACGCACAAATACTCCCAGCGGAGAGTCAAATGTGTTTACACAGAAGTCTCTAGCTACTCGTCTACTTCAATGAAAGAGCACTGGTTATTATCACAGAATTGTGTTTACAGGATAACTAGTGAAAgctaaacattacagaaatgtCAATTAACTAGTATGTCATAGTTACTGTGAGCTTTAAACCCATTTTGGTAATTTAGGACTTTTGTGGAATGTTATGAATGATGAATATTAAATTCGTCCAGCCATCATCAGCTATAAACTTTGAGAATGTTTGTCTCCTGCCATGCAGAACGTGTGGGGAAAGTCGCTCCATCCGTGTTCAGTAATGTTCGATCCGGAGGAGAGACCGTCTTCAACAAACCCAGCAAAAAGTAGCATGGAAAATCATTCAGATTCACCTACTTTCAGAATCTGTATTCTAAGTGTTGAAGTAAAAGGTTGAATAAAAATGGTCATGGTGTGATTTCAGGCTCTTTTGTGGTACCAATTTTGTGTTCTACTTGTGTGTCTCTTTATGCAACAACAGCATAACCTGTTCTTATAATAGTTGTAATTCTGTTTTTGTACTGTTCTAACTACATATGAAAGAATTTCCTACATTACGGTTGAATATTGAACCAGATGGTGAGGTGTAGCATCAGATTTgaaacaaaatatgaaaaaggtGGACAGACATTatttaaattcttaaaatttatttttctggaaaatgaaaacattaacagTTTGTAAAAATCttctacaaaaagaaaaaaattattctgaCAAACCCAGCAAAACAATCAGGCAAAGACTATGAACATACAGGTAAGGTAAAGGAAAACTCTCAGGGAGAAcaatattattcttatttaacaaTTTCCCATTTGTAGTAATATTTTGTTAGATGTACTGTGGGTGTCGTGGCTTTGCTGTCCTGCACATCATTTTGCCTGAGGAGTTTAAGAGCAGACCTGAACTATAGGCCCAGTGAAGCAGAAAACAAGCGAGtgctgagtgagagagagttaCTTCATGAACTTGGTGTGCTGGTCCTGAAGGATCTTTGCCGAAGACTTGGCGTCATAGAAGAGCTCATTAATTTCTTCCACTTGTTCTCTTTCTACAACTTCTTTCCCCTGAACTCGTGCCAGCAGATTGGCAGGAGTTAAGAGCTGCACAGCATATCTGCgcacacagacaaacaaataattcaGTGATTTAAGTAAACTGTTTTGAGTATTGTAAGGACATATAAAACTATGACGTATTAAAACAGTAGGGGATAGGGGTGTGGGTGTTGCATGAGAAAGGTGTGAAAAATGGCACAACTTTACTATATACTGTTCCTGTATGCATGATAACACAAACCTACAAAATTCTAAGAGAAATCCTGTTAATGAGTATGCTTTATAAATATTCTACCAGGTTCCCCTAACTAATGATCAGTCGACGACTGGCTAATGTGAATAATACAGAAGCCTTGAGAGGCAACAAGTTTTTTCTTATGTACAATCTAGTAATTTATACTGTAAGTATTACCTGAGGGTGGTCTTGGTGCCAATCTCTCCCAGGTGAGATAAAGCCTCCTCGCTGATGTTTATGCCTTCTGTCTGAGCTCGAATCTTAATAATCTGCAGACAAACAGACTGAAATTAGCACAAACACAGTTGTACATCTTTGTTCTtgtctctttgtttttcacacattcACCTGTTTCATTTCTTGAGGAGTATACAGCATGGTTCTGATTATCATAACACGATCCAGCAGATCAAGAGGTATTCCATGAGGAGAGTTAATGTCCTCTGTCCCTCTAAAAGACAAAACCATATTTTGTAATCAAAAAAAAGTACTGCCTGCTAGTGAGTGGCTTTAAAACACTTCGGCTAAAGGAGTTCTACCTGATGAGACAGTTTCCTCGGTTGGATGCGAACACTACAATAGGGGAGATGGAGCTCTCCAGAGCTCGGTGCAGGTAAGTGAAACACTCGATATCCAGCATGTGAACCTCATCAATGAACAGAACACCAGGCACGAGCTCTGCCACACCTTGATCTATGTACTTGTTCACCACCTTGTTGATCTCCCCTCGTAGCTTATCTACAAAAGCACACACCATGTTAGAATGCATGTGTTCAAATATGAAACCAACTCAATAAACGTGAACATGGGAATGCATCTAGATTCAAACAACAGTTATCagatgtgtgtgcgcgcgcatgtgGCTTACCTGTGATCTCAGTCTTCCTGGGTTTCATTAGCTGACCCATCATAGAAAGAATGTCCTGACCTCCCTAAAGCACAAAGTCAGAATGTGTGACACTGTGCATTATATAAGCTACACTCCAGACTATATgaatacatttgaataaataacCGAATTTAAATAGAAACCATAATTCTTAGCAAAAAGGCCTATGTAAACTAATTCAAAAGCAGGTAGCTAATACTAGTATAGTAACCTGGGGTTGTTAGGGGAGGGGGAAGAGAGAGCaccccaaaaaacaaacatctaaCTCGGCATAAACTCAAATTTAGACAAAACTTGCTAAGGTCTTTAATTGGTAAAATGTTCAAGACTGGTCTCACATGTCTCTACCTTCATTTAGCACTACTAACTATCAACTAGATCAAGACACCATTATAACATTACTAAcattaagtaaaataataatcactattaaattatatttaataggACACACCAAAgcaatgtttaattattttcactAAGCAGACAGAATTCAGACAGATGTGTCTTGTTCTGTATGAAAGTTCATTATCATTTGTTATGAATAATGCCTCATTatttatgtagaaaaataaatcatttacatttaccgtatatttatattattgtgtgtatgtgtatgtaccTGAGGGCGTGCATTAGCTACATCTAGGTCGTGTAGCGTAACATCTTGTATAATCTCTTTCTTCTTATGTACATCTCCTTTGGGCAGTGGAACGTATTCTTCGGCCTCCAAGTCAAACTCTGTTGCAAAGGTGTCACAGCGCCCTTGTCTCTGCGgaccaatcacagcacagcGTGATTACAGAACGATCAATTACAGCTCTAAACATCACGTGGAGACCATATGCTCATAGAGCAGCTGGGGAAATGGAGAGACACCCAGTAATCCAATGAGTAGATACTTGAAGAAGCATCTGCCCTCTGTTTGTTTTGCTTCAAGTACTTTTTGCAAAGTTCTCAAGCATTTTAAGAAAGAATCATTAGAAAGTCAGCAGTGCTGAAGTGTATAAGGACACGCTGGAAATCTGTGGGTTTGTGCCACAATGTCTGCTGGTGTGTATGTCAACAATATGAGGTATAAAAGTCTCTTGTGCTAGATGTCCAATACACCTGCACTGCCTATAAGGTACCTCAGCATCCTAAAACAGAGTGTGTTCAGCAGAAACAGCAACAGGTTGCGTCTTGTCCTTACCTTTACTGCTCCACTGTTAGCTTCAATGTAGATGACATCACCAACCTCCACTCGCTCCTTCTGCAGACTCTCATAGATACTGGGATCGAGCTGTGTCACACAAACAGAGCATAGATCACAAGATCTGACTACTCATACCATTAACTGCCATTCCCACAGGattatttattcaattataCCTTCAGCTGTTTGGTGCCCTTTGCTGTCTTTAGGCCGATGATGACATGACTGACAGTTTTGCCATAGCCACCCATTGGATTCTCCGTCTCACATGGGGTCAGCTCCGTCACCTCACCTTCATACACTTCCTTAGTCTCCTTGATTCGCAGTCCTACACGCATCAATATAAAATTCATTCTTTAACTGTTATACAGAAACAAGTGTCAGTAGAATATTTGCTACTATTAAAAGTTATCTCTCTGAAGTCAAAGTTATCACAGGCAATAATAAGACACATGTAGTAATTTTATATTACTACATGCTAGtagaaaccaaaagaaaaatcaattcAAAAGAGCAGATTttactttttgtctttttatacccatgtttgtgtttctaagtattatgatttataaagaaaaaagttattatGCACTCAGATTCACATGGATGAGAAAACGttttgaaatgtggaaaaagaaaactttttttgcaaattacatgAATTTGAATTAGATGTAAAATTAGATTTTCAGTTTTGAAGAAAGTCACAGAGACTTTGCAACAGCAGAATTTAGGACTGGGTAGAATTTCCTAGATTctgaaaaaacatacattttaaattaagaaTTCAAAAAGCTTTAAATGGGTAAAATACAGTGATTaatttcaagttcaagttcaagttcaagtggagtttattgtcatttcaaccatatacaagtacatagtgaaacgaaacaacgtttctccaggaccaaggtgctacataagacaaacgcagaacaacacacaactacaagggactacatactttatacataaagtgcacaagtgcaaacatgcacagacagcacaagacagtacaagacagtacaatgacgactgggacagacaatgggcacagtaagtcccagtgcagcgccggccagtacacagttctgtttaaaagtgaacctagtgacaatagtgcaaagagtacaagagtacaatacaagtagctgaaatagtgtaaacataagtgtaaatgtaataattattaataattgtaGCTTGTTGCAGCATCAGACTGTTTAGCACCAGAGGTTTGCAGATGTTATCACATGCTATTGTTTTACTATcaggtaaatgtgtgtgtgtgtgtgtgtgtattcaagTAGGCAacataaaataaagtgcaaatgtCTGTAGGTGAATCCTCAAACAGTGTAGCTCTGTTTTAGGAGTTAGCTGCAATGTATTATTATTGACATTATTAGAGCATTAGTTCCATTTTGTTGTCTCTTAAATGATATATCAATAAACACATTCCTCTTTTATTCATCAGGTGTTCTTTAAAATCTTTACCATGTTTTCAAGCAGCGCACACAGACtgtgtacacagtgtgtgtagacTTATCTACAGTGAAACCCCACGCTTATCTGTGTTAGTGTATGGATGTGTAGACTCACCGATAGCTCTCCTGAAGTTCTCCATCAGCACCTCTGTCTTCTTGATCTCTGATGAATACACTTCACTGCCCACCATGGGACAGAACGGCACCTTATTCCCCAGCTCCTGTGCCATGGCCAACGCTAAAGCAGTCTGTTtgccacaaacacacatttaacacacacacacacatacacaatttcTACAACCAACACCACAACAACATAATCCCTCGAAAAAAACTTTCTACTGATTgagatatgaaaatatgatttcagtttaATGTAtcatgtgaagaagaaaaaagtaatgAATACCTTCCCAGTTCCAGGTGGTCCAGCCAGCAAGACAGCTCGGCCAGCCATCTTTTTCGAACGAATCAGCTCTACGATGATGCCACAGgcctaggaaaaaaaaaaaacattttgcaccAGTTATTAGAGAGGAAGTTTGCCTATACACAGTAACTAACTCTAAACTCCATAGGTGTGTTCTGCTCCTGTTTCATATCACAGTACAATGCAGTTTGATTCATGCTCTACAGTGAAAATATTCAGCTCCTCATTAACCTGTCAAGAGCAGCATCAGGTGTAGagaaaaaacatgacaaagtgtcAAATAAATTCTCCTTAAACTGTCGTTTTAAAGACAGATTTAGCTGTTTAACGTGTAACTGTCAACATTACATTcgagaataaaaaaatcttaagaCAGAATTAAACACTTAGTAAGCAACCGGAGATAACTGCCAAAAAGTATTTGTTGTATATGTTTTCAGTTTATCCATCCTTGCATCCATcctcccattcattcattcatcattcatgaGCCTGGCTGAGCAGcgttagctaacgttagctagttagcaaagcT
This window harbors:
- the mustn1a gene encoding musculoskeletal embryonic nuclear protein 1a yields the protein MSQLQEEGEEGKIKRPEVRNEDLIQARDKLASGTPVKSKTFEVMEECERVGKVAPSVFSNVRSGGETVFNKPSKK
- the ruvbl1 gene encoding ruvB-like 1, which codes for MKIEEVKSTTKTQRIASHSHVKGLGLDEAGNAKQTASGLVGQETAREACGIIVELIRSKKMAGRAVLLAGPPGTGKTALALAMAQELGNKVPFCPMVGSEVYSSEIKKTEVLMENFRRAIGLRIKETKEVYEGEVTELTPCETENPMGGYGKTVSHVIIGLKTAKGTKQLKLDPSIYESLQKERVEVGDVIYIEANSGAVKRQGRCDTFATEFDLEAEEYVPLPKGDVHKKKEIIQDVTLHDLDVANARPQGGQDILSMMGQLMKPRKTEITDKLRGEINKVVNKYIDQGVAELVPGVLFIDEVHMLDIECFTYLHRALESSISPIVVFASNRGNCLIRGTEDINSPHGIPLDLLDRVMIIRTMLYTPQEMKQIIKIRAQTEGINISEEALSHLGEIGTKTTLRYAVQLLTPANLLARVQGKEVVEREQVEEINELFYDAKSSAKILQDQHTKFMK